The window GCAGAAGGTCATCTACCCGCGTCAGGAGCTGGCGTGACCGACGCCGCCTTCGCCGCCCACGTCGCCGAACGCGATCGCTGGGCGCGCGGCCCCCGTGGCCCGCTCGCGCTCGTGAACGCCCAGCGCGTCGACCACCCGCAGCCGGTGTGGCCGGTGCCGGGCACCTGGGCGCCGACGGCCGGCGGCCTCACCGTGACGGCTGCGGCCGCCGACGGCGTCGTCGTGGACGACGTGCCGGTCGACGGTACCGTCCTCGTCGCCGGTGACACCGCCGTGGTGCCGTCCGTCGTCGTGTTCCCCGACGGCTTCGCGGGCACCGTGTCCGGTTCGACGCTGCGCGTCTGGGACCCGGCGGCGGAGCCGATCCAGCGGTTCGCGCGGATCGCCCGGTTCGACCGGTCCGACGACTGGGTGCGGTCCGGCACGTACGTCCCGCTGGGGGATGGTCCCGGTGGCGACCGGGAGGCCCGTGGCAGCGTCCTCGACGCCGCCGGCGACGCCCTGCCGGTCGCCGGGCACATCGAGACGGCCGTCGGTGGCACCACGGTCCGGTTCGTCGCGGTCCGGTCGGCAGCGTTCCGGGGTGCTCCCCGGCTGCAGCTCATCGTGCAGGACGCCACGAGCGCCCTGCCCGAGGACGACCCCGGCAGCACGTACTCGATGGGCCGGTTCCTGTACCTCGACGACCCCG of the Curtobacterium sp. TC1 genome contains:
- a CDS encoding DUF1684 domain-containing protein; this encodes MTDAAFAAHVAERDRWARGPRGPLALVNAQRVDHPQPVWPVPGTWAPTAGGLTVTAAAADGVVVDDVPVDGTVLVAGDTAVVPSVVVFPDGFAGTVSGSTLRVWDPAAEPIQRFARIARFDRSDDWVRSGTYVPLGDGPGGDREARGSVLDAAGDALPVAGHIETAVGGTTVRFVAVRSAAFRGAPRLQLIVQDATSALPEDDPGSTYSMGRFLYLDDPGAAGQVALDWNLLVLPPCAFSYQFACPIPPEDNRVPVPITAGERHPVDAAGTVLH